One Trichoderma asperellum chromosome 5, complete sequence genomic region harbors:
- a CDS encoding uncharacterized protein (MEROPS:MER0011829) — translation MLKFKRAYSTGFANAIPPAKLKYVPTSGTYPKGFLASGVFVGVKPGNTSKPDLALVTSDRPASAAAVFTKNKFQAAPVTFSRRILQSKANAGLRSVIVNSGNANAVTGVGGLEDAASMARTTDQRVGSDDSTLVMSTGVIGQRLPIQKIVDHIPMAYHHAGESHRHWLDCAKAICTTDTFPKLMSRSFELPSSPGVEYRIAGMTKGAGMMAPNLATMLTILATDAPIAPSLMNPLLKYSVDRSFNALTIDGDTSTNDTVALLANGAAGGKEISSEQSADYEAFKELLTDFSAELAKYLVRDGEGATKFVTIRVVDGASEEASREIARAIARSPLVKTALYGKDANWGRILCAAGYALISPPGQPVNDVPEIIPERTSVSFVPTDGSAELKLLVNGEPENVDEQRASEILEMEDLEILVRLGTGDKSIVHWTCDFSHDYVTINGDYRT, via the exons atgctcAAATTCAAACGTGCTTATTCCACCGGCTTCGCCAATGCCATCCCGCCCGCCAAGCTGAAATACGTGCCCACGTCCGGCACGTATCCCAAGGGCTTCCTCGCCTCGGGCGTCTTCGTCGGCGTCAAGCCCGGCAACACCAGCAAGCCGGATCTCGCCCTTGTCACGTCCGACAGACCGGCCTCAGCAGCCGCCGTCTTCACCAAGAACAAGTTCCAGGCGGCGCCGGTGACGTTTAGCCGCAGGATTCTCCAGAGCAAGGCCAATGCCGGGCTGCGCAGCGTCATTGTCAACTCGGGCAATGCAAATGCCGTGACCGGTGTCGGAGGGCTGGAGGATGCGGCGAGCATGGCGAGAACGACGGACCAGAGGGTTGGCAGCGACGATTCGACGCTGGTGATGAGCACGGGCGTGATTGGACAGAG ACTGCCTATTCAGAAGATTGTGGACCATATCCCCATGGCCTATCACCATGCTGGAGAGTCTCACAGGCACTGGCTGGACTGTGCCAAGGCCATCTGCACCACCGACACCTTTCCCAAGCTCATGTCCAGGTCCTTTGAGCTGCCTTCGTCTCCTGGAGTCGAGTACCGCATTGCGGGCATGACCAAAGGTGCCGGCATGATGGCCCCCAACCTGGCTACCATGCTCACCATCTTGGCTACCGATGCACCCATTGCGCCTAGTCTAATGAACCCTCTGCTCAAGTACTCGGTGGATCGCTCATTCAATGCTCTTACCATTGACGGCGACACCTCTACCAACGATACCGTGGCTCTTCTTGCcaatggcgctgctggcggcaAGGAGATTTCGTCTGAGCAGTCTGCCGACTACGAGGCCTTCAAGGAGCTCCTGACTGACTTTTCCGCCGAGCTGGCCAAGTACCTCGTCCGTGATGGCGAGGGAGCCACCAAGTTCGTCACGATCCGCGTTGTGGATGGTGCTTCCGAAGAGGCCTCTCGAGAAATTGCCCGAGCCATTGCCCGCTCCCCTCTCGTCAAGACGGCTCTGTACGGCAAGGATGCCAACTGGGGCCGTATCCTGTGTGCTGCGGGCTACGCACTCATTTCTCCTCCTGGCCAGCCTGTTAATGATGTCCCTGAGATTATCCCTGAGCGGACGAGCGTGTCCTTCGTCCCTACCGACGGCTCGgctgagctgaagctgctggtgaATGGTGAGCCAGAGAATGTTGATGAGCAAAGGGCGAGTGAGATTCTCGAGATGGAAGACTTGGAGATTCTGGTAAGGCTGGGTACGGGTGATAAGAGCATTGTCCACTGGACTTGTGATTTCAGTCACGATTATGTTACGATTAATGGAGACTACCGGACGTAG
- the HIS3_2 gene encoding imidazoleglycerol-phosphate dehydratase has product MASPLPVRAAALSRDTNETSIQIALSIDGGELPQDADPRLLEATSAHASQTSKSQVISINTGIGFLDHMLHALAKHAGWSMALNCKGDLHIDDHHTAEDCCIAVGATFAKALGALTGVARFGYAYAPLDEALSRAVVDLSNRPYTVVDLGLKREYLGQLSCEMIPHCLQSFAQAARITLHVDCLRGDNDHHRAESAFKALAVAIRMATTRVQGREGEVPSTKGTLSA; this is encoded by the exons ATGGCTTCTCCCCTCCCCGTCCGTGCTGCGGCCCTGTCCCGCGACACCAACGAGACCTCGATCCAAATCGCCCTCAGCATCGACGGCGGCGAGCTCCCCCAAGATGCCGACCCTCGCCTGCTCGAGGCCACCAGCGCTCACGCCTCGCAGACCAGCAAGTCGCAGGTGATTTCCATCAACACCGGCATTGGCTTCCTGGACCACATGCTCCATGCGCTGGCCAAGCACGCCGGCTGGAGCATGGCGCTGAACTGCAAGGGCGATCTCCATA TTGACGACCACCACACTGCCGAGGACTGCTGCATCGCCGTCGGCGCCACCTTTGCCAAGGCCCTCGGTGCCCTCACCGGCGTCGCCCGCTTCGGCTATGCCTACGCCCCTCTCGACGAGGCCCTCTCCCGCGCCGTCGTCGATCTCTCCAACCGCCCGTACACCGTCGTCGACCTGGGCCTCAAGCGCGAGTACCTCGGCCAGCTCAGCTGCGAGATGATCCCCCACTGCCTGCAGAGCTTTGCCCAGGCCGCCCGCATCACCCTGCACGTCGACTGCCTGCGGGGCGACAACGACCACCACAGGGCTGAGAGTGCCTTCAAGGCGCTGGCCGTGGCTATTCGCATGGCTACTACCAGGGTTCAGGGCCGAGAGGGAGAGGTTCCCAGCACCAAGGGCACTTTGAGCGCTTAA
- a CDS encoding uncharacterized protein (BUSCO:EOG092D0UBQ), with protein sequence MEKFLRDWRQDALNKAQYESAIFIGDKLLALTHDDNDAFWLAQVHFATGNYTRAQAFLSKQDLISRNPACRYLAGHCLIKQSRFEEALAVLGERNPTHLISNGPSNKRKASAQPRGGRRRDDDAGDEEAATRRFEAAMCFLRGICYAKQNAFDRAKECYKDAVRIDVQCFEAFQQLMKNSLLSPDEEWQFLDSLDFDSIHLSGDPKSSQEAAEFTKMLYTTRLSKYRNPAAFDTAYDSLSTHYQLAANPDLQLARADLLYTQCRYRDALTITNAILEEDKYNFAIYPVHLACLYELKMKNLLFLIAHDLADSHPEEPCTWLAVGIYYFSIKKIAEARRYFSKASMMDAHFGPAWIGFAHTFAEEGEHDQAISAYSTAARLFMGTHLPQIFLGMQNHALNNMTIAEEFLKTAYGLCKSDPLLLNEMGIVKYHQDKPKEAIQYFTAALKVADENDSEPSAWLAARTNLGHAFRRLRHFNRALAEFDEVLRAGGKDAAIFSAKGLILMEQNRPQEAVVVLHEALAIHPQDSIATELLNKALEETALVDGAAEDEAEDLADFEQHLERRKLEASHKVNGKRTGRGTMDKGKGRLGRRRTMLIDDEEEREETGMDMTDDNDDEA encoded by the exons atggagaagttTCTGAGGGATTGGAGACAGGATGCCCTCAACAAAGCGCAATATGAGTCGGCCATCTTTATTGGAGACAAGCTGCTGGCTTTAACTC ATGACGACAACGATGCCTTCTGGCTAGCCCAAGTTCATTTTGCGACCGGAAACTACACGCGAGCCCAAGCGTTCCTCTCCAAACAAGACCTCATCAGCCGCAACCCAGCCTGCCGTTATCTCGCTGGCCACTGCCTGATCAAACAGTCACGATTCGAAGAAGCTTTAGCTGTCCTTGGAGAGCGCAATCCGACACACCTGATATCCAATGGCCCGAGTAATAAGCGGAAAGCTTCAGCCCAGCCTCGAGGCGGACGCAGACGAGACGACGATGCGGGGGACGAAGAGGCAGCAACCCGACGATTCGAGGCGGCTATGTGCTTCCTCCGGGGCATTTGCTATGCGAAGCAAAACGCCTTTGACAGAGCCAAGGAATGTTACAAGGACGCCGTGAGGATTGATGTGCAATGCTTCGAAGCCTTCCAGCAGTTGATGAAGAATTCGCTTCTGTCGCCGGACGAAGAGTGGCAATTCCTTGACAGCCTAGATTTTGACTCAATACATCTATCGGGAGACCCCAAGTCTTCCCAGGAGGCGGCCGAATTCACAAAGATGCTCTACACGACACGACTGTCCAAATACAGGAATCCCGCTGCATTCGACACGGCATACGACTCGCTGTCAACGCACTATCAGCTGGCCGCTAATCCTGACCTGCAGCTTGCTCGAGCCGACTTGTTATATACACAATGCCGATACCGAGATGCCCTGACCATTACCAATGCCATCCtagaagaagacaaatacAACTTCGCCATATACCCCGTGCACTTGGCGTGTCTATACGAgctcaagatgaagaatctgTTATTCCTGATAGCCCACGATCTGGCAGATAGCCACCCTGAGGAGCCGTGTACATGGTTGGCGGTGGGCATTTACTACTTTAGCATCAAGAAGATTGCAGAAGCCAGGCGGTATTTTAGCAAAGCGAGCATGATGGACGCACATTTTGGCCCGGCCTGGATCGGGTTTGCACACACGTTTGCCGAGGAAGGAGAGCACGATCAGGCCATTTCAGCCTACTCGACCGCGGCACGCCTCTTCATGGGCACTCATCTACCGCAGATCTTCCTCGGCATGCAAAACCATGCTTTGAACAATATGACAATTGCTGAAGAGTTTTTAAAGACTGCCTACGGGCTGTGCAAGTCAGATCCGCTGCTTCTGAACGAGATGGGCATCGTCAAGTATCATCAGGACAAGCCAAAAGAGGCCATCCAGTACTTTACAGCTGCCCTCAAGGTGGCCGACGAAAATGATAGTGAGCCATCAGCATGGCTTGCGGCGAGGACAAATTTGGGCCATGCATTTCGCCGACTGCGTCATTTCAACCGTGCGCTGGCAGAATTCGACGAAGTATTACGGGCAGGCGGGAAGGATGCCGCCATTTTTAGTGCCAAGGGTCTTATTTTGATGGAACAGAACAGGCCACAGGAGGCTGTTGTTGTCCTCCATGAGGCCCTGGCCATCCACCCCCAAGACAGTATCGCAACAGAGCTCTTGAACAAGGCGTTGGAAGAGACGGCTTTGGTGGATGGCGCTGCAGAGGACGAAGCTGAAGACTTGGCGGATTTCGAGCAACACCTGGAAAGGAGGAAACTTGAAGCGTCGCACAAAGTCAATGGCAAAAGGACAGGCCGCGGAACAATGGACAAGGGGAAAGGCAGGCTCGGCAGACGGCGGACAATGTtgattgatgatgaggaagaacgGGAAGAGACCGGAATGGATATGACTGATGACAATGATGACGAAGCCTAG
- a CDS encoding uncharacterized protein (EggNog:ENOG41) encodes MNMGNILLNLDLLLSRNGFPFSGQLQNNRIARRNTPSGAHDLILQPDTPESARDGKLWIVDRIMEPQTIPHFLESMTFGILSDGSKSAFPPLSEEVVVLMQQPMATWAPAPYDASHDILIQQLMIRIGSHEDGSRLVPIEKGLHAMKSRIWEGIMPLSERRWKDLSLDSPQNFHAACQYIAGVTNVFHYLNLPPIKAALRETYNLMWGHLRHFEDALNAKNRLEQKPEVQIAARWHEYIKAHFNSVSLHAHRWVIDSVDRLRRPILKELETNTSSTGLGPDPQQWDLTNKLHDLLENAAQADSGIFLPMDGYEGESLRSQDDAPPRPGANEPYRTEPITFSANTHARKGDYYLRLKYLSRTELWLGHERPTDQPPEPGLPTGFDLMSNTAQSAYSQVTAQEKTRLELRGPPVPLGCPLWVEMANRYLSTPNNFEWGFVAYRLSHDHTDEEWELFKTKFEADVENWGHELNGIDNIRGRSVVHWLDAKDLDVADDDVDALRTKFQEFRESADFPSGVLSDILLGADKGVIDSYLHPTPEQGGFVMAIDADFDPNEVDDERSEESPGYSGVVRVLGSILWDDLGALVKTQTQHLFDVWPLAMNHPHNVYEGPLGEIQ; translated from the exons ATGAACATGGGAAACATTCTGCTGAATCTTGATCTGCTGCTGAGTCGCAATGGGTTTCCATTCTCGGGCCAGCTCCAAAACAACCGCATCGCTCGGCGCAACACGCCGTCTGGAGCTCATGACCTTATCCTGCAACCAGACACGCCCGAGAGTGCGCGCGACGGGAAGCTTTGGATTGTGGACAGAATAATGGAGCCGCAAACAATCCCCCATTTTCTCGAGTCCATGACGTTTGGAATTCTTTCCGATGGTTCCAAGTCAGCCTTTCCGCCACTCTCCGAGGAGGTTGTTGTGCTGATGCAGCAGCCCATGGCAACCTGGGCGCCGGCTCCATATGACGCCAGCCATGATATTCTTATACAGCAACTCATGATTCGCATTGGCTCTCATGAGGATGGATCGCGTTTGGTGCCCATAGAAAAGGGGCTTCACGCAATGAAGTCGCGGATATGGGAAGGCATCATGCCCCTTTCTGAGAGGCGCTGGAAAGACCTTTCCCTCGACTCTCCGCAAAACTTCCACGCGGCCTGCCAGTATATTGCCGGTGTGACAAACGTGTTTCACTATCTGAATCTTCCCCCGATCAAGGCTGCTCTTCGAGAGACTTATAACCTAATGTGGGGACATTTACGCCATTTCGAAGATGCGCTCAATGCCAAGAATAGGCTGGAGCAGAAACCAGAGGTTCAAATTGCGGCAAGATGGCATGAGTATATCAAGGCCCACTTCAACTCTGTCTCTCTACACGCCCACCGCTGGGTTATAGACAGCGTTGATCGTCTCCGCCGCCCTATCCTTAAAGAGCTCGAGACAAATACCTCGTCAACTGGGCTTGGGCCTGACCCGCAGCAGTGGGATTTGACAAACAAGCTTCATGATCTGTTGGAAAATGCAGCCCAAGCTGATTCAGGCATCTTTCTGCCGATGGATGGATATGAAGGAGAAAGCCTTCGTTCGCAGGACGATGCGCCGCCACGCCCTGGTGCCAACGAGCCGTATCGCACGGAACCCATCACCTTCTCGGCGAACACGCACGCTAGGAAGGGCGATTACTACTTGAGACTAAAATATCTTTCACGGACTGAGCTGTGGCTCGGCCACGAACGTCCAACCGATCAACCCCCTGAGCCCGGCCTGCCAACTGGCTTTGATCTGATGTCAAATACTGCACAGAGTGCTTATAGCCAAGTCACAGCTCAAGAGAAGACAAGATTAGAACTTCGAGGACCGCCAGTACCTTTGGGGTGTCCACTCTGGGTGGAAATGGCGAACCGATATCTCAGTACGCCGAATAACTTTGAATGGGGCTTCGTGGCGTACCGCCTTTCCCACGATCACACGGATGAAGAGTGGGAGCTGTTCAAGACCAAATTCGAGGCTGATGTGGAGAATTGGGGCCATGAGCTGAATGGAATCGACAATATTAGAGGACGTTCGGTGGTCCATTGGCTAGATGCTAAGGATTTGGACGTCGCTGATGACGATGTTGATGCCCTTAGAAC taaattcCAAGAGTTCCGTGAATCAGCAGACTTCCCATCTGGTGTCCTCAGTGATATCCTCCTTGGTGCAGACAAGGGCGTCATCGACTCCTATCTCCACCCAACACCGGAACAGGGCGGATTCGTCATGGCCATTGATGCTGATTTCGATCCCAATGAAGTTGATGATGAGCGTTCAGAGGAGTCGCCGGGCTATAGTGGTGTCGTGCGTGTGCTTGGAAGCATTCTCTGGGACGATCTTGGCGCTCTTGTcaagacgcagacgcagcatTTGTTCGACGTGTGGCCGCTTGCGATGAATCACCCGCATAACGTGTATGAAGGGCCGCTTGGTGAGATTCAGTAA
- a CDS encoding uncharacterized protein (EggNog:ENOG41), translating into MTEIDKIGRFIEAMKTVYGPFDELSNDDALSWNFPDDPGAGGHRGRYLWTDAFGVVNFITLFKETAKPKYLTLAKRLVTTVHDVLGRTRDGGKRLDGATDEEPLRGGLRIGKMDAKGHDGDGQYHHYLTLWMFALNRLSIAADEVEYNDLAIQLARSIHPRFLMHCLSGDVRMVWKITVDMKNVLVQTEGHLDAATGYVVYKLLQSTAAKQGHRNGVLNQEISDYWNLMTRKGSLSPGNDFLDLGMGLWMCHIWRDEPWAMKLSDKALVRVEELLGQDSAVMHRSASQRLAFREFGTCVGVACWDVNDYLESRVAALVQFWDKHLDSKDTEDELKPISRVMYATALNAGAFRRGYLENDE; encoded by the exons ATGACCGAAATCGACAAGATCGGCCGCTTCATCGAAGCGATGAAGACAGTATATGGCCCATTTGACGAATTATCAAATGACGATGCACTCAGTTGGAATTTCCCCGATGAtcctggagctggaggccaTCGTGGTAGGTATCTCTGGACGGACGCTTTCGGAGTTGTCAATTTCATCACGCTGTTTAAAGAAACAGCCAAACCAAAGTATCTTACGCTGGCTAAGCGTCTTGTCACAACGGTACATGATGTTCTCGGCCGAACAAGAGATGGAGGCAAGAGACTTGACGGCGCTACGGATGAGGAGCCCTTGAGAGGAGGATTGAGAATCGGCAAAATGGATGCCAAGGGacacgatggcgatggacaGTATCATCACTATCTTACACTCTGGATGTTTGCGCTGAACCGCCTCTCCATTGCGGCGGACGAGGTGGAGTATAACGATCTGGCTATACAGTTGGCGAGATCCATTCACCCTCGCTTTCTCATGCATTGCCTGTCTGGAGATGTGCGAATGGTGTGGAAGATTACCGTTGATATGAAGAATGTGCTTGTCCAGACAGAGGGCCATCTCGATGCAGCGACGGGATACGTTGTATACAAACTTCTTCAGAGCACGGCAGCGAAACAAGGCCATCGAAATGGTGTGCTGAATCAAGAAATCAGCGATTACTGGAACCTCATGACGCGAAAGGGAAGTCTTTCTCCAGGAAACGACTTCTTAGACCTAGGAATGGGCCTTTGGATGTGCCATATATGGCGAGATGAGCCATGGGCTATGAAACTCTCCGACAAGGCTCTGGTCAGGGTCGAAGAGCTGCTCGGCCAAGATTCCGCGGTGATGCACCGAAGTGCATCCCAGAGATTGGCTTTTCGCGAGTTTGGCACCTGTGTTGGCGTTGCGTGCTGGGATGTGAATGATTATTTGGAAAGTCGGGTGGCGGCTTTGGTTCAATTCTGGGATAAGCATTTGGATAGCAAGGATACGGAGGATGAGTTGAAGCCGATATCGCGAGTTATGTATGCGACGGCTTTGAATGCTGGAG CATTCCGGAGAGGATACCTTGAGAACGACGAATGA
- a CDS encoding uncharacterized protein (EggNog:ENOG41) — translation MYDSEKACGEAIRLSGIPREEIFVTTKVRKGGYKETKKAVEKSLQETGLDYIDLYLNHSPYGGSEARKGTWKALVEAKSEGKIRSIGVSNYGVHHLEETLAYIKELEGELGEGNAGEISVGQWELHPWLAHPDIVEWCNKHGVVIEAYCPITKGQRFDEPQVQALMKKYGKTGAQILLRWSLQKGFVPLPKSETPSRIEANAELYDFELTEEDMATLDIDSYSPTTWDPTVSPLDN, via the exons ATGTATGACAGCGAAAAGGCCTGTGGGGAAGCAATCAGGCTATCGGGCATCCCTCGCGAGGAGATTTTCGTAACCACCAAAGTCCGCAAGGGCGGATACAAAGAGACCAAGAAGGCTGTTGAGAAGAGTCTTCAGGAAACGGGTCTGGACTACATCGACTTATATCTCAACCATAGCCCGTACGGCGGCTCAGAGGCGAGAAAAGGAACGTGGAAGGCCTTGGTAGAAGCAAAAAGCGAAGGGAAGATTCGATCTATTGGAGTGTCCAACTATGGCGTGCACCATCTTGAGGAGACCCTGGCATACATCAAGGAGCTTGAGGGCGAGCTTGGCGAAGGAAATGCAGGGGAGATTAGCGTTGGCCAGTGGGAGCTGCATCCCTGGTTGGCGCATCCAGACATTGTCGAATGGTGCAATAAGCATGGGGTTGTGATAGAAGCGTATTGCCCAATTACCAAGGGACAGAGATTCGACGAACCGCAAGTGCAGGCTCTTATGAAGAAGTATGGGAAGACGGGGGCACAGATTTTATTGCGGTGGAGTCTACAAAAG GGCTTTGTCCCTTTGCCAAAGAGCGAGACACCTTCTAGAATTGAGGCTAATGCGGAGCTCTACGATTTTGAATTGACGGAAGAGGATATGGCAACACTGGATATTGACTCTTATTCACCAACGACGTGGGATCCTACAGTCAGCCCTCTTGATAATTAA